In Streptomyces sp. NBC_00414, a single window of DNA contains:
- a CDS encoding helix-turn-helix domain-containing protein, with protein MAERDDPGIIGRRVQQLRTERGLTQKQLAEPAYTPAYVSTLEAGRVRPSEEALRHIAERLGIAYEELATGRPAHLATDLRLRLTDAQRTLATGEAEIAAEQYTALLAEAEALGLNAECAAALLGLGECAMDTGDLATARLRFEESEKRLADEPLPVRVPALRGRAVSHYLAGELRYACYLLESAIDELNKGGLHDPDALLLLYAAVIAPYMDMGAHARAAQAAEFALALAPQVGDPALLARMHRSVARTMIAEGRMAEADASLGKAAELYRQLQIRTELANCHWMRGYLYAQNGDLERAESELREAQAMHSAQRAALYTSQVAVELADVLHRRGKSEEAATLLHGVLGDLSSERGAVHSAGAHRLLGIIAEDARDTETAEEHYVRALSLLERAGAAGDLADLCRLLGDLLRRTGRIDAALDAYRTGLGHRTAPGTTTLGPAPAHPPL; from the coding sequence ATGGCCGAGCGCGACGACCCGGGAATCATCGGGCGCAGAGTGCAGCAACTGCGTACGGAACGCGGGCTGACACAGAAACAACTGGCGGAACCCGCCTACACCCCCGCGTACGTCTCCACGCTGGAGGCAGGACGCGTACGGCCCTCCGAGGAGGCACTGCGGCACATCGCCGAACGGCTCGGGATCGCGTACGAGGAACTGGCCACCGGGCGCCCCGCGCATCTCGCCACGGATCTGCGGCTGAGACTCACCGATGCCCAGCGCACACTGGCGACCGGTGAGGCGGAGATCGCCGCCGAGCAGTACACCGCGCTGCTCGCCGAGGCGGAGGCCCTCGGCCTGAACGCCGAGTGCGCGGCCGCCCTGCTCGGCCTCGGCGAGTGCGCCATGGACACCGGCGACCTGGCGACGGCCCGGCTGCGTTTCGAGGAGTCGGAGAAACGGCTCGCGGACGAACCGCTGCCCGTCCGCGTCCCGGCCCTGCGCGGCCGGGCCGTCTCGCACTACCTCGCGGGCGAACTCCGGTACGCCTGCTACCTGCTGGAATCCGCCATCGACGAGCTGAACAAGGGCGGGCTGCACGACCCGGACGCCCTGCTGCTGCTCTACGCGGCGGTGATCGCGCCCTACATGGACATGGGGGCGCACGCCCGGGCGGCACAGGCGGCGGAGTTCGCGCTCGCGCTGGCCCCGCAGGTCGGCGATCCCGCGCTGCTGGCGCGTATGCACCGGTCCGTCGCCCGCACGATGATCGCCGAGGGGCGGATGGCCGAGGCCGACGCGTCCCTGGGCAAGGCGGCGGAGCTGTACCGGCAGCTCCAGATCCGTACCGAGCTGGCCAACTGCCACTGGATGCGCGGGTACCTGTACGCGCAGAACGGCGACCTGGAGCGCGCCGAGAGCGAGTTGCGCGAGGCGCAGGCCATGCACTCCGCCCAGCGGGCCGCGCTCTACACCAGCCAGGTCGCGGTGGAACTGGCGGACGTGCTCCACCGGCGCGGCAAGTCGGAGGAGGCCGCGACCCTGCTCCACGGCGTGCTGGGCGACCTCAGCTCGGAGCGGGGGGCCGTCCACTCGGCGGGCGCGCACCGGCTGCTCGGCATCATCGCGGAGGACGCCCGGGACACCGAGACGGCCGAGGAGCACTACGTCCGTGCGCTCAGCCTGCTGGAACGGGCGGGCGCGGCGGGCGACCTGGCCGATCTGTGCCGTCTGCTGGGCGACCTGCTGCGGCGTACGGGGCGGATCGACGCGGCCCTGGACGCGTACCGGACGGGGCTCGGACACCGCACCGCGCCCGGCACGACGACCCTGGGCCCGGCACCGGCACACCCACCGCTGTGA
- a CDS encoding DUF6401 family natural product biosynthesis protein — protein sequence MSSLVPLVEIARAYAPRFAEFAFEPAFTAAVDQHVAELRDRLTASGPGLVPLPPDREILTDYALGFLDGLAETDWREPVGHDYAVCRLTAISWLVDLHGLIPPQRER from the coding sequence ATGTCATCCCTGGTCCCCCTGGTCGAGATCGCCCGCGCGTACGCACCGCGCTTCGCGGAGTTCGCGTTCGAGCCGGCGTTCACGGCTGCGGTCGACCAGCACGTGGCGGAGCTGCGCGACCGGCTGACGGCGTCGGGCCCTGGGCTGGTCCCGCTCCCGCCGGACCGCGAGATCCTCACCGACTACGCCCTCGGCTTCCTGGACGGGCTCGCGGAGACGGACTGGCGGGAACCGGTGGGACACGACTACGCGGTGTGCCGGCTCACGGCGATCAGCTGGCTTGTCGACCTGCACGGACTGATCCCGCCTCAGCGCGAGCGCTAG
- a CDS encoding TIGR03943 family putative permease subunit, with amino-acid sequence MRPQGVLLILCGSALLRIALFSELYLRYVKEGLRPYLIASGAALTALGLLGLLTLDHAPDEEDPHDADHGEDVEPGEDVEPGHAEDGGHDHTHTHAHTRNPRIAWLLTAPALALLLFPPPALGSYSAEREEARVAAQGAGTFPELPAGDPLDLTLGAFASRAEWDTGASLKGRTVRLTGFVTRDDDTWSVARLLVTCCAADAQALKVEIRGEDAPAPDTWVTVTGTWHPTGRPGTDAARPVLDAVSVKRTTAPSDPYEKR; translated from the coding sequence CTGCGCCCGCAGGGCGTGCTGCTGATCCTGTGCGGGTCGGCACTGCTCCGGATCGCACTCTTCAGCGAGCTGTACCTGCGCTACGTGAAGGAGGGTCTGCGCCCGTACCTCATAGCCTCCGGCGCGGCCCTGACAGCACTGGGCCTGCTGGGCCTGCTCACCCTTGACCACGCCCCCGACGAGGAAGACCCCCACGACGCGGACCACGGCGAGGACGTGGAACCCGGCGAGGACGTGGAACCCGGCCACGCCGAGGACGGCGGCCACGACCACACCCACACCCACGCCCACACCCGTAACCCCCGCATCGCGTGGCTCCTCACCGCTCCCGCCCTGGCCCTCCTCCTCTTCCCGCCGCCCGCCCTCGGCTCGTACAGCGCGGAACGCGAGGAGGCGAGGGTCGCGGCCCAGGGCGCCGGCACGTTCCCGGAGCTGCCCGCCGGGGACCCCCTCGACCTGACCCTGGGCGCGTTCGCCTCCCGCGCGGAGTGGGACACCGGCGCGTCCTTGAAGGGGCGCACGGTCCGGCTGACCGGCTTCGTGACCCGCGACGACGACACCTGGTCGGTGGCCCGCCTGCTGGTCACCTGCTGCGCCGCCGACGCCCAGGCACTGAAGGTCGAGATCCGCGGCGAGGACGCCCCGGCGCCCGACACCTGGGTGACGGTCACGGGAACCTGGCACCCCACGGGAAGGCCCGGCACGGACGCGGCCCGCCCCGTACTGGACGCGGTCTCGGTGAAGAGGACGACGGCGCCTTCGGACCCGTACGAGAAGCGTTGA
- a CDS encoding permease: MENGRNAADGARVVARALVHAVVGGVALLAIVTVGSVLGPMVVLDLATPAMAAWWTVFTAVAVQGIPFLLLGTVVSAAIGAFVPERVFRRVLPRNPALAVPVAGAAGAVLPGCECASVPVADSLMRRGVAPAAALAFLLSAPAINPVVLVATSIAFPGDPAMVGARLLASLATAVAMGWLWVRFGKEEWLPSVRRGDGTAAGPGGWRGFRDGLQHDFLHAGGFLVLGAAAAATFNILVPRSLLDVFTGSPWLSVLLLAVLAVVLCVCSEADAFVAASLTGFSPTARLAFMVVGPMVDLKLVALQAGTFGRAFAVRFSSVTWVVAVVSSVLVGGWLL; encoded by the coding sequence ATGGAGAACGGACGGAACGCAGCCGACGGGGCGCGGGTGGTGGCCCGGGCGCTCGTGCACGCGGTGGTCGGCGGGGTGGCGTTGCTCGCCATCGTTACCGTCGGGTCGGTGCTCGGGCCGATGGTCGTGCTCGATCTCGCCACCCCCGCCATGGCCGCCTGGTGGACCGTGTTCACCGCCGTCGCCGTACAGGGCATCCCCTTCCTGCTGCTGGGCACGGTCGTGTCGGCGGCGATCGGGGCGTTCGTGCCGGAGCGGGTCTTCCGGCGCGTACTGCCGAGGAACCCGGCGCTCGCCGTGCCCGTCGCCGGAGCGGCCGGGGCCGTGCTGCCGGGCTGCGAGTGCGCGTCCGTGCCCGTGGCGGACAGCCTGATGCGGCGCGGGGTCGCGCCGGCCGCCGCGCTCGCCTTCCTGCTGTCCGCGCCCGCCATCAACCCGGTCGTCCTCGTCGCCACCTCCATCGCCTTCCCGGGAGATCCGGCCATGGTGGGCGCCCGGCTCCTGGCCTCCCTCGCCACCGCCGTCGCGATGGGGTGGCTGTGGGTGCGGTTCGGCAAGGAGGAGTGGCTGCCCTCGGTTCGGCGCGGGGACGGCACGGCGGCCGGTCCGGGCGGGTGGCGGGGCTTCCGTGACGGGCTGCAGCACGACTTCCTGCACGCCGGGGGGTTCCTCGTGCTGGGGGCGGCCGCCGCGGCGACGTTCAACATCCTGGTGCCGCGGTCCCTGCTCGACGTGTTCACCGGCTCGCCCTGGCTGTCGGTGCTGCTGCTCGCCGTCCTCGCGGTCGTGCTGTGCGTGTGCTCCGAGGCGGACGCCTTCGTGGCGGCCTCGCTGACCGGGTTCTCGCCCACGGCCCGGCTGGCCTTCATGGTCGTCGGGCCCATGGTCGACCTGAAGCTCGTCGCGCTCCAGGCGGGGACCTTCGGGCGGGCGTTCGCGGTCCGGTTCTCGTCCGTGACCTGGGTGGTGGCCGTGGTCAGCAGCGTGCTGGTGGGCGGGTGGCTCCTGTGA